Proteins found in one Crassostrea angulata isolate pt1a10 chromosome 3, ASM2561291v2, whole genome shotgun sequence genomic segment:
- the LOC128178358 gene encoding alpha- and gamma-adaptin-binding protein p34-like, with protein sequence MSTHSALFTSCCDLFDPQFIIKGILDVEKLPPSNKEIEDIVSYSWNIDTKYYTAEIKLCTTKKRTVGTEEFADGVEAIVIYFNAGQEESFDLAKAWLPYLKEISPAIQLLVCKNIPQKSANLRHAIHMWCLDNDFELVELEPEVKVDEEDDFQETTGIERIIQALHAHMWPNMILKESPHTVSPYMRKLMEEESASKSKQEQESASKGDNSSSPEKDDSDSNKTQEKSSTDSVAEKSPTASKSLKEEGDKAAQVSTNKDKMIDDLLPADDLAFMQSLCSEEDEEEESFEQLFSKFRLMKEKAESLPQDQKKKYAEKVTIAFWKAIGGDEDEIGDLSDLSDAEMP encoded by the exons ATGTCCACCCATTCAGCATTGTTTACGTCTTGCTGTGATTTATTTGATCCACAGTTCATAATTAAGG GTATCTTAGATGTTGAAAAATTGCCACCCAGTAATAAGGAAATTGAAGATATTGTAAGTTATAGCTGGAATATTGACACCAAATACTACActgctgaaataaaattatgtacTACAAAAAAACGCACAGTTGGGACTGAGGAGTTTGCAGATGGTGTCGAAGCAAtagtaatttatttcaatgcagGCCAG GAAGAGAGCTTTGATTTAGCAAAGGCATGGTTACCATACCTGAAAGAAATATCTCCTGCAATACAGTTACTGGTATGCAAGAACATTCCTCAGAAATCAG CAAATCTACGGCATGCCATACATATGTGGTGTCTTGACAATGACTTTGAATTGGTGGAGTTGGAACCAGAAGTCAAAGTTGATGAGGAAG ATGATTTCCAAGAAACCACAGGAATTGAAAGAATCATCCAGGCCCTACATGCACACATGTGGCCAAACATGATCCTTAAAG AGAGTCCTCACACAGTCAGTCCATACATGAGGAAGCTGATGGAGGAAGAATCAGCATCAAAATCCAAGCAAGAGCAAGAGAGTGCATCTAAGGGAGACAACTCTTCATCACCAGAAAAAGACGACTCTGACTCTAACAAAACTCAAGAAAAGAGCAGTACAGACTCAGTGGCAGAGAAATCACCCACAGCTAGTAAATCCCTGAAAGAGGAAGGAGACAAGGCAGCTCAAGTCTCTACAAACAAGGACAAGATGATAG ATGACCTATTACCTGCTGATGATCTTGCCTTCATGCAGTCTTTGTGTTCAGAAGAAGATGAGGAGGAGGAATCATTCGAACAGCTCTTCTCAAAGTTCAGGCTTATGAAAG aaaaagcAGAGTCTCTACCACAAGAccagaaaaagaaatatgcagaAAAG GTAACTATTGCCTTTTGGAAAGCCATTGGTGGAGATGAGGATGAGATTGGGGATCTTTCTGACCTCAGTGATGCAGAGATGCCATAA
- the LOC128178357 gene encoding uncharacterized protein LOC128178357 isoform X1, with protein sequence MAEPFTLKRLLKRKNMESVNLEMDEIFEEDEDFPTVGALPDLPQDNEGMEEMGQGEDQDDNSAEVLSRLKDLSKGAAKKVVRRPQPKLDATRLTGERGIPILPKVFQDVKFKGKGHEARDLQIIMRYLEHWAHRLFPKMPFDEVLERIEKLGTKNEVKTCIKRMRLDMPILNDEFVGDDEEREEGIPGSEAIDSDAEEALEELGNESPTQRNGASPPSSQESPMSSMSGGMLAAQLSQPLSSTPSTSGNLTPGFSSPGLSQGLTPEQRERLERNRQMALEKRANKGGGGGSQHVFKTPAIPKSPVRRLASHTVSSPSQISSPILQSPPKMCSHGNIPINNTGNQPTFHSLVTANNGSSSPVKPAGSNLTNGSLQSHPIGESVSSQDNEMSEVIPLVNGNKTVDNCSDSSDMSQTIPLLCSPGRKTGETKDYKSRSGSMDISSSDQMSEEELLLHLSESE encoded by the exons ATTATTAAAGAGGAAGAACATGGAGTCTGTGAACTTGGAGATGGATGAGATTTTTGAGGAGGACGAGGATTTCCCCACCGTAGGGGCACTGCCGGACTTACCCCAGGACAATGAGGGGATGGAGGAGATGGGCCAGGGGGAGGACCAGGATG ATAACAGTGCTGAAGTTTTATCCAGATTAAAGGATTTGTCAAAAGGAGCAGCTAAGAAGGTGGTCCGCAGACCCCAACCCAAGCTGGACGCCACCAG ACTGACTGGTGAGAGAGGAATACCTATTTTACCAAAGGTTTTCCAGGATGTCAAGTTCAAAGGGAAAGGACATGAG GCCAGAGATCTACAGATCATCATGCGATACTTGGAGCACTGGGCTCACCGCCTGTTCCCTAAGATGCCATTTGATGAAGTATTGGAGCGAATTGAGAAGCTGGGCACAAAAAATGAAGTCAAA ACTTGCATAAAGAGAATGCGACTTGATATGCCCATTCTGAATGATGAGTTTGTGGGAGATGATGAGGAGAGAGAAGAGGGCATCCCAGGGTCAGAG GCTATTGATTCTGATGCTGAAGAAGCTTTGGAGGAGCTGGGGAATGAGTCTCCCACACAGCGTAATGGGGCCAGTCCCCCATCCTCCCAGGAATCCCCAATGTCCTCAATGTCTGGTGGAATGCTAGCGGCCCAGCTGTCACAGCCTCTGTCCTCCACCCCCTCAACATCCGGCAATCTCACCCCAGGGTTCAGCAGCCCGGGGTTATCTCAG GGTCTTACTCCAGAGCAGAGAGAGAGGTTAGAGAGAAATCGGCAGATGGCATTGGAAAAGCGAGCTAACAAAGGTGGGGGAGGGGGATCTCAACATGTGTTCAAGACTCCAG CTATTCCAAAGTCCCCTGTACGGCGCCTGGCCTCACACACAGTTTCTAGTCCCTCACAAATATCCTCCCCCATTCTACAGTCACCTCCAAAAATGTGCAGCCATGGAAACATTCCCATCAATAATACTGGTAACCAACCCACCTTTCACAGCCTGGTGACGGCCAACAACGGTTCAAGTTCCCCGGTGAAACCCGCAGGCAGCAATCTCACAAACGGCAGTCTTCAGAGTCATCCAATCGGGGAATCCGTCTCATCTCAAGACAATGAGATGAGTGAAGTGATCCCATTGGTCAATGGAAATAAAACTGTAGACAATTGTTCTGACAGCTCAGACATGAGCCAGACCATTCCACTTTTGTGTAGTCCAGGGAGAAAGACAGGGGAGACAAAAGATTATAAATCAAGGTCAGGGAGTATGGACATTTCATCCAGTGACCAGATGTCAGAGGAAGAACTTCTTCTACATTTGTCGGAAAGTGAATGA
- the LOC128178357 gene encoding uncharacterized protein LOC128178357 isoform X2 — MESVNLEMDEIFEEDEDFPTVGALPDLPQDNEGMEEMGQGEDQDDNSAEVLSRLKDLSKGAAKKVVRRPQPKLDATRLTGERGIPILPKVFQDVKFKGKGHEARDLQIIMRYLEHWAHRLFPKMPFDEVLERIEKLGTKNEVKTCIKRMRLDMPILNDEFVGDDEEREEGIPGSEAIDSDAEEALEELGNESPTQRNGASPPSSQESPMSSMSGGMLAAQLSQPLSSTPSTSGNLTPGFSSPGLSQGLTPEQRERLERNRQMALEKRANKGGGGGSQHVFKTPAIPKSPVRRLASHTVSSPSQISSPILQSPPKMCSHGNIPINNTGNQPTFHSLVTANNGSSSPVKPAGSNLTNGSLQSHPIGESVSSQDNEMSEVIPLVNGNKTVDNCSDSSDMSQTIPLLCSPGRKTGETKDYKSRSGSMDISSSDQMSEEELLLHLSESE, encoded by the exons ATGGAGTCTGTGAACTTGGAGATGGATGAGATTTTTGAGGAGGACGAGGATTTCCCCACCGTAGGGGCACTGCCGGACTTACCCCAGGACAATGAGGGGATGGAGGAGATGGGCCAGGGGGAGGACCAGGATG ATAACAGTGCTGAAGTTTTATCCAGATTAAAGGATTTGTCAAAAGGAGCAGCTAAGAAGGTGGTCCGCAGACCCCAACCCAAGCTGGACGCCACCAG ACTGACTGGTGAGAGAGGAATACCTATTTTACCAAAGGTTTTCCAGGATGTCAAGTTCAAAGGGAAAGGACATGAG GCCAGAGATCTACAGATCATCATGCGATACTTGGAGCACTGGGCTCACCGCCTGTTCCCTAAGATGCCATTTGATGAAGTATTGGAGCGAATTGAGAAGCTGGGCACAAAAAATGAAGTCAAA ACTTGCATAAAGAGAATGCGACTTGATATGCCCATTCTGAATGATGAGTTTGTGGGAGATGATGAGGAGAGAGAAGAGGGCATCCCAGGGTCAGAG GCTATTGATTCTGATGCTGAAGAAGCTTTGGAGGAGCTGGGGAATGAGTCTCCCACACAGCGTAATGGGGCCAGTCCCCCATCCTCCCAGGAATCCCCAATGTCCTCAATGTCTGGTGGAATGCTAGCGGCCCAGCTGTCACAGCCTCTGTCCTCCACCCCCTCAACATCCGGCAATCTCACCCCAGGGTTCAGCAGCCCGGGGTTATCTCAG GGTCTTACTCCAGAGCAGAGAGAGAGGTTAGAGAGAAATCGGCAGATGGCATTGGAAAAGCGAGCTAACAAAGGTGGGGGAGGGGGATCTCAACATGTGTTCAAGACTCCAG CTATTCCAAAGTCCCCTGTACGGCGCCTGGCCTCACACACAGTTTCTAGTCCCTCACAAATATCCTCCCCCATTCTACAGTCACCTCCAAAAATGTGCAGCCATGGAAACATTCCCATCAATAATACTGGTAACCAACCCACCTTTCACAGCCTGGTGACGGCCAACAACGGTTCAAGTTCCCCGGTGAAACCCGCAGGCAGCAATCTCACAAACGGCAGTCTTCAGAGTCATCCAATCGGGGAATCCGTCTCATCTCAAGACAATGAGATGAGTGAAGTGATCCCATTGGTCAATGGAAATAAAACTGTAGACAATTGTTCTGACAGCTCAGACATGAGCCAGACCATTCCACTTTTGTGTAGTCCAGGGAGAAAGACAGGGGAGACAAAAGATTATAAATCAAGGTCAGGGAGTATGGACATTTCATCCAGTGACCAGATGTCAGAGGAAGAACTTCTTCTACATTTGTCGGAAAGTGAATGA